Proteins encoded together in one Labilibaculum sp. DW002 window:
- a CDS encoding tyrosine-type recombinase/integrase, giving the protein MRYKESFLSYLQYEKRYSKHTLVSYDCDLSQFFSFLSSYGIEESEIVDLNFKDVRKWIVFLMNDGCSARTVNRKLSSLKSFFKYLLRESLIQQNPMDRVVGPRQGKKLPDFVAEHSMRLLQEIDFGEGFEGIRDRLVVELFYHTGMRLSELMNLKVSSFDRSASVVRVLGKRNRERIIPVSSNLETLLDEYLEVREGVLEDGSDFLFVTKKGVPVYEKLLYRIVTKHLSKITTLSKKSPHVLRHTFATHLLNNGAELNAIKELLGHSNLSATQIYTHTSFERLNDIYKQAHPRA; this is encoded by the coding sequence ATGAGATATAAGGAATCTTTTCTGTCTTATTTACAATACGAGAAACGATACTCCAAACATACTTTGGTATCTTACGATTGCGACTTAAGTCAATTTTTTTCTTTTTTATCATCCTATGGGATTGAAGAGTCTGAAATTGTTGATTTGAATTTCAAAGATGTTAGAAAGTGGATCGTTTTTTTAATGAATGACGGCTGCTCAGCCAGAACTGTAAATAGGAAATTATCTTCTTTGAAATCCTTTTTTAAATATTTGTTGAGAGAATCGCTAATACAACAAAATCCGATGGATAGAGTTGTTGGGCCTAGGCAAGGGAAGAAGCTTCCTGATTTTGTTGCCGAGCACAGTATGCGATTGCTTCAGGAAATTGATTTTGGTGAAGGATTCGAAGGGATTCGAGACAGATTAGTTGTTGAATTGTTTTATCATACTGGCATGCGTTTATCAGAATTGATGAATTTAAAAGTGTCGAGTTTTGATCGTTCAGCATCTGTTGTTCGAGTTTTAGGTAAAAGAAATAGGGAGAGAATTATTCCTGTTAGTAGTAATCTCGAAACACTTCTTGATGAGTATCTGGAAGTTAGAGAAGGAGTTTTGGAAGATGGGAGTGATTTTCTTTTTGTAACTAAAAAGGGGGTGCCTGTATACGAAAAATTGTTGTACAGAATCGTGACAAAACATTTGTCAAAGATCACAACGCTTTCAAAAAAGAGTCCTCACGTGTTGCGACACACATTTGCAACACATTTGCTTAATAATGGAGCTGAGTTGAATGCTATAAAAGAGTTGTTGGGACATTCTAATTTGTCTGCAACTCAAATATACACTCATACAAGCTTCGAGAGGTTAAACGATATTTATAAACAGGCTCACCCCAGAGCATAA
- the rpsU gene encoding 30S ribosomal protein S21, translating to MIIIPMKEGENIERALKKFKRKFEKTGVIKELRGRQVYIKPSVRKRKEKIHAVYVQQMQQAED from the coding sequence ATGATTATTATTCCTATGAAGGAAGGCGAAAACATTGAAAGAGCCTTAAAAAAATTCAAAAGAAAATTCGAAAAGACTGGTGTGATCAAAGAATTACGTGGAAGACAAGTTTACATTAAGCCTTCTGTAAGAAAGAGAAAAGAAAAGATTCATGCAGTTTATGTTCAGCAAATGCAACAAGCTGAAGATTGA
- a CDS encoding helix-hairpin-helix domain-containing protein — MKIQFLLKEYFTYSASEKKGIFILLILILFFFFLPFLFQVKTNKTSNQDKIKQEELSRLLSDIVSKTEVEKPKIIKSKLFRFDPNKVSHSQLCKLGFTDYQSKNIIKYRSKGGVFRNKKDLLRIYGISSKDLSSFDSFIDFPKARKGSKRIVSAPRKILFSFNPNLISENDWKRLGVSSRIAKRIKKYLASGASFKSASDIGKIYGFDTLLLKDLYPYVRIDNKLLMKKEVLLVDLNKVDSIGLKQLPGIGAVLSRRILKYRDLLGGFSSKEQLIEVYGISKQNFDPISDKLIVDSTLVQKLGINSIKSEDLRKHPYIDYRMAKDIIRYRERKGSFSSLTKLIEYRLISDSTFVKIRPYLNLN, encoded by the coding sequence ATGAAGATTCAATTCCTCCTAAAAGAGTATTTTACTTATTCGGCTTCCGAAAAGAAAGGAATATTTATATTATTGATTCTGATATTATTCTTCTTTTTCTTGCCTTTTTTATTTCAAGTAAAAACGAATAAAACTTCTAATCAAGATAAGATTAAACAAGAAGAATTGAGTCGTCTTCTCTCAGACATTGTATCGAAGACAGAAGTTGAGAAGCCAAAAATAATTAAGTCTAAGTTATTCCGTTTCGATCCGAATAAGGTGAGTCATTCACAATTGTGTAAGTTGGGATTTACCGATTATCAGTCTAAAAACATAATCAAGTATAGGAGTAAGGGAGGTGTTTTTAGAAATAAGAAAGACTTACTACGTATTTATGGAATCTCTTCAAAAGATCTTTCTTCGTTTGATTCCTTTATTGATTTTCCTAAGGCAAGAAAGGGTAGTAAGAGAATAGTTTCTGCACCCAGAAAGATTCTTTTTTCATTTAATCCTAATTTGATTAGTGAGAATGACTGGAAGCGCTTGGGGGTATCTTCCCGTATTGCTAAAAGAATAAAAAAATATTTAGCTAGTGGCGCTAGTTTTAAATCAGCTTCAGATATAGGCAAAATATACGGGTTTGATACTTTATTGCTCAAGGATCTCTATCCATATGTCCGTATTGACAATAAGCTATTAATGAAAAAGGAAGTGCTATTGGTTGATTTAAATAAAGTAGATTCAATCGGTTTGAAGCAATTACCTGGTATCGGTGCTGTTTTGTCTAGGCGAATCTTAAAGTATCGTGATCTATTAGGTGGTTTCTCTTCAAAAGAGCAGCTAATTGAAGTGTATGGGATTTCAAAACAGAACTTTGATCCTATTTCAGATAAACTTATTGTTGATTCTACTTTGGTTCAGAAATTGGGAATCAATTCTATAAAATCTGAGGATTTAAGAAAACACCCTTATATTGACTATCGAATGGCAAAAGATATAATCAGATATAGGGAACGAAAAGGATCGTTTTCTTCCTTGACAAAACTGATAGAATATCGCTTAATATCTGATTCTACATTTGTCAAAATACGCCCATATTTAAATTTAAATTAG
- a CDS encoding TrmH family RNA methyltransferase, with product MLSKNQIKLISSLQKKKFRDQYQLFVAEGNKLVSDLIEAKTEIEYLIHTKEWYQESTISTTLKANQIIETDSIQIKKISSLKTPSSVIGVFKMPSQKIDESLVQESLSIVLDDVRDPGNLGTIIRVADWFGIKHIFCSPDTVDLYNSKVIQATMGAISSVKVCYTPLKNLILNYKNTDFPIYGTFLEGDIIYKCELAKKGFIIMGNEGKGVSPEIQELVTNKLYIPDFPCGEAASESLNVSVATSIICSEFRRKEF from the coding sequence GTGCTTTCCAAAAATCAAATCAAACTAATCAGTAGTCTTCAAAAGAAAAAATTTAGAGATCAATATCAACTTTTTGTTGCCGAAGGAAACAAATTAGTTTCTGATTTAATTGAAGCAAAAACGGAAATTGAATATCTCATTCACACAAAAGAATGGTATCAGGAAAGTACGATCTCCACTACGCTGAAAGCAAATCAAATTATAGAAACAGATTCTATTCAGATAAAAAAAATCAGCTCATTAAAAACACCATCATCTGTAATTGGAGTATTTAAGATGCCGTCGCAAAAAATAGACGAAAGCTTAGTTCAAGAATCTTTATCGATTGTTTTGGATGATGTTAGAGATCCAGGAAACTTAGGAACAATTATTCGTGTAGCCGATTGGTTCGGGATCAAACACATTTTCTGCTCGCCAGATACTGTTGACCTATACAATTCAAAAGTTATTCAAGCCACCATGGGAGCAATTTCAAGCGTTAAAGTATGCTATACTCCGCTTAAAAATTTAATATTGAATTATAAAAACACAGATTTCCCAATTTATGGTACCTTTCTGGAAGGTGATATCATTTACAAGTGTGAACTTGCAAAAAAAGGTTTTATCATTATGGGAAATGAAGGCAAAGGTGTTTCTCCTGAAATACAGGAATTGGTTACAAACAAACTATACATCCCAGATTTTCCTTGCGGAGAAGCTGCCTCAGAATCTTTAAATGTATCTGTGGCAACTTCAATTATTTGCTCTGAATTTAGAAGAAAAGAGTTTTAA
- a CDS encoding BamA/TamA family outer membrane protein: MSLLVGSGACSTTKYVGEGEYLLNKVIVKSDDKSIATSDLKRNIKQKPNLKILGIWRFHLGLYNLSGKNKSKGINKWLSRIGEEPVVYEDFQTKRSLKQLEIYLQKRGYYNAELRDSVSFKRKKAKVYYFINAKEPYRYNKVYHEVDELPHNFLKPFQKEVEMLDSTLIRQYISADKSNSYVHSGNKVDSDVLNKERVRISKLLKNQGYFNFSREYIHFMMDSTNKGNQMDIFVGVKTPVDSNATKKFRINKVSIFTEYDPKLMLMNDEVYINSLDTIQHGGVNFIYKDKLKIKPKVILSSIVVREGELYNLKAVEQTYSRLQALNQYKFVNVKFENDLTANGSDIGNLNCIIHLTPFDRQSYSVELEGTNSSGNIGFAGKFNYQHRNLFGGAEILDVQFSTAKETLKSNQQTDFSSSEYGVETRLKIPKFLLPFFSAEKFRKSYNPKTVLSLSYNYQRRPDYTRTIADASFGYVWRSSKKLTHTLNLIELNFVDVKNLSSDFLGSIDNLYIQNSFTDHVIPTSRYSMIYNDQNINIPGDYNYVRLNFETAGNSYNAFNQLIGRSKKIDYNDDGIEEGKYYEFLGIRYAQYLKADIEYRYSHHINKANTMVYRVFLGAGLPYGNLEVLPFEKSYFSGGANGIRAWQVRSLGPGSYSNDAATYPNNTADLKLEANLEYRFKLIWALEGALFLDAGNIWAVSSRDNRPGAKFNMDSFYKEVALGTGIGARVDLNFILFRLDLGLKLRDPSLVGSKRWIIGDRTFKFSQLTYNIGIGYPF, from the coding sequence TTGAGCTTGCTTGTAGGCTCAGGGGCATGCTCCACTACAAAGTATGTTGGCGAAGGCGAATACTTATTAAATAAGGTAATTGTAAAGTCAGATGATAAATCAATTGCGACAAGTGATTTGAAACGAAATATAAAGCAAAAACCTAATTTGAAGATTTTAGGTATTTGGAGGTTTCATTTAGGTCTGTATAATTTATCAGGAAAGAATAAGAGTAAAGGTATTAACAAGTGGTTGAGTCGAATAGGTGAAGAACCAGTTGTTTATGAAGATTTTCAAACAAAACGATCTTTAAAACAATTAGAGATATACCTGCAGAAAAGAGGTTATTACAATGCAGAGCTCCGCGATTCTGTTAGTTTCAAGAGGAAAAAAGCAAAGGTTTATTATTTTATAAATGCAAAAGAACCTTACCGATACAATAAGGTTTACCATGAAGTCGATGAACTTCCTCATAATTTCCTAAAGCCTTTTCAAAAGGAAGTGGAAATGTTAGATTCAACTTTAATTCGTCAATATATTTCTGCTGATAAAAGTAATTCCTACGTTCACTCAGGAAATAAAGTTGATTCGGATGTTTTAAATAAGGAACGAGTCCGAATTTCAAAGCTGCTTAAAAATCAAGGATATTTTAATTTTTCTAGAGAGTACATTCATTTTATGATGGATAGTACCAATAAGGGAAATCAGATGGATATTTTTGTTGGCGTAAAAACTCCTGTTGATAGCAATGCAACTAAAAAATTTAGAATAAATAAGGTTTCCATATTCACCGAATATGATCCCAAGTTAATGTTGATGAATGATGAGGTGTATATCAATTCATTGGATACAATTCAACATGGTGGTGTCAACTTTATCTATAAAGATAAGTTGAAGATAAAGCCAAAAGTAATTTTATCATCTATTGTTGTTCGAGAAGGAGAACTGTACAACCTAAAAGCTGTAGAGCAAACCTATAGCCGATTGCAAGCTTTAAATCAATACAAATTTGTAAATGTGAAATTTGAAAATGATTTAACGGCAAATGGAAGCGATATTGGTAACTTAAATTGTATTATTCACTTGACGCCTTTCGATCGTCAATCCTACTCTGTAGAGTTGGAGGGAACAAATTCATCGGGGAATATTGGATTCGCAGGCAAATTTAATTATCAACACAGAAATCTTTTTGGTGGTGCTGAAATTTTAGATGTGCAATTTTCAACCGCAAAAGAGACATTAAAGTCCAATCAACAAACCGATTTTAGCTCATCTGAATATGGTGTCGAAACTAGACTTAAAATCCCTAAATTTTTATTGCCCTTTTTTAGTGCTGAAAAGTTCAGGAAATCATATAATCCTAAAACTGTTTTATCCTTATCTTATAACTATCAAAGACGACCAGATTATACCAGAACAATTGCCGATGCAAGTTTTGGTTACGTATGGAGATCATCTAAAAAGTTAACGCATACTTTAAATTTAATAGAATTAAATTTTGTAGATGTGAAGAATTTGAGTTCTGATTTTTTGGGGTCTATTGATAATTTATACATTCAAAATTCATTTACTGATCACGTAATTCCTACCAGTAGATATTCGATGATTTATAACGATCAGAATATTAATATTCCGGGCGATTACAATTACGTTAGATTGAATTTTGAAACTGCAGGAAATTCATATAATGCTTTTAATCAATTAATAGGTAGGTCTAAGAAAATAGATTATAATGATGATGGAATAGAGGAAGGAAAATACTACGAATTTTTAGGAATTCGCTATGCACAATACTTAAAAGCTGATATTGAATATCGATACAGTCATCATATTAATAAGGCTAATACCATGGTTTATCGTGTCTTTTTAGGTGCCGGTTTACCATATGGAAATCTTGAAGTATTGCCATTTGAAAAGAGTTATTTTTCAGGTGGAGCAAATGGAATCCGTGCATGGCAAGTAAGATCTTTAGGTCCAGGTTCATATTCTAATGATGCAGCGACTTATCCAAACAACACGGCCGATTTAAAATTAGAAGCAAATCTTGAATACCGTTTTAAACTGATTTGGGCTCTTGAAGGTGCTTTATTTTTAGATGCAGGTAATATTTGGGCTGTATCATCCAGAGATAATCGTCCTGGTGCAAAATTTAATATGGATAGCTTCTATAAAGAAGTCGCATTAGGTACAGGAATTGGTGCTCGGGTCGATCTAAATTTTATTCTTTTCAGATTGGATTTGGGACTTAAATTGAGAGATCCATCATTGGTTGGAAGTAAGCGATGGATTATTGGAGATCGCACATTCAAGTTCTCTCAATTAACCTATAATATCGGTATTGGCTATCCATTTTAA
- the hpf gene encoding ribosome hibernation-promoting factor, HPF/YfiA family: MKVNIQAVGFVANIKLETFIQSKLNKLLKYDDDVIGVEVFLRLEKSNSIDNRIVEISLDIKGADLFAKKQSQTFEESADLVVEALRRQLKKHKEKLRAK; encoded by the coding sequence ATGAAAGTAAACATTCAGGCAGTCGGTTTTGTTGCAAATATTAAGTTGGAGACATTTATTCAAAGTAAATTGAATAAATTGCTGAAGTACGATGATGATGTTATTGGAGTAGAGGTCTTTCTTCGTTTGGAAAAATCAAATTCAATTGATAATAGAATTGTTGAAATTAGTTTAGATATAAAGGGTGCTGATTTATTTGCAAAAAAGCAAAGTCAAACCTTTGAAGAGTCGGCTGATTTGGTTGTGGAAGCTCTTCGTCGCCAGCTAAAAAAACACAAAGAGAAGCTTCGTGCAAAATAA
- a CDS encoding NAD(P)/FAD-dependent oxidoreductase has translation MITELDIVLSPKDASDEKFYKPIVADKLNVNVADIFGIKILRKSIDARQRNVKINMRFRVAFDEEFVVEQGDSFEYANVLGKKKVIIVGAGPAGLFAALRLIELGYQPIVLERGKSVEDRKKDLAELHKTRNVNPDSNYSFGEGGAGTFSDGKLYTRSKKRGNLKKILEVLHFHGAQEDILIDAHPHIGTDVLPKVIVRIRENILKAGGEVHFSTKVVDYILEGDKISGVITESGEQISAEGVILATGHSARDVYRTLKNQGVELEAKSFAMGVRIEHSQELIDQIQYRNPDGRGKYLPAATYSFVQQVQERGVYSFCMCPGGVIVPAATGAKQQVVNGMSSSNRNTAFANSGMAVEIRTQDLKEYKQYGALAGLHFQEELEEKAFVEGGENLTAPAQRMEDFVNGKMSTSLPKTSYHPGIVSSAMHIWLPESIRIRLQEGFKAFGKKSRGFLTNEAVILGVESRTSSPVRIPRERDTYQHVRIAGLFPCGEGAGYAGGIVSAAMDGEQCAEAFDRLFTANK, from the coding sequence ATGATTACCGAACTAGATATAGTGCTAAGTCCGAAAGATGCTTCGGACGAAAAATTTTACAAGCCAATTGTAGCGGATAAGCTAAATGTTAATGTCGCTGATATTTTCGGAATCAAGATTCTTCGAAAATCCATAGATGCACGCCAACGAAATGTGAAAATAAATATGCGTTTTCGTGTTGCTTTCGATGAGGAGTTTGTTGTAGAGCAAGGAGATTCGTTCGAGTATGCTAATGTTCTTGGGAAAAAGAAAGTGATTATTGTTGGTGCTGGCCCTGCAGGTTTGTTCGCAGCTCTTCGTCTAATTGAATTAGGCTACCAACCAATCGTATTGGAGAGAGGGAAAAGTGTTGAAGATCGCAAAAAAGATTTAGCTGAATTGCATAAAACTCGTAATGTAAATCCGGATTCTAATTATAGTTTTGGCGAAGGTGGGGCAGGTACTTTCTCCGATGGTAAACTGTATACCCGTTCTAAGAAAAGAGGTAATCTAAAGAAGATTCTTGAAGTGCTTCATTTCCATGGTGCTCAAGAAGATATTTTGATTGATGCTCATCCACATATAGGGACTGATGTTTTGCCCAAAGTTATTGTTAGAATTCGTGAGAATATTCTTAAGGCCGGTGGTGAAGTTCATTTTTCTACTAAAGTTGTAGATTACATTCTTGAAGGCGATAAAATTTCAGGAGTAATTACAGAGAGTGGGGAGCAGATTTCTGCCGAAGGAGTAATTTTAGCAACCGGTCATTCAGCTCGTGATGTTTATCGTACATTAAAAAATCAAGGAGTTGAACTAGAGGCCAAGTCATTTGCGATGGGTGTTCGAATTGAGCATTCACAGGAATTAATTGATCAGATTCAGTATCGCAACCCAGATGGAAGAGGTAAATATTTACCTGCTGCAACCTATAGTTTTGTGCAACAGGTGCAAGAGCGAGGTGTTTATTCATTTTGCATGTGTCCTGGTGGCGTTATAGTTCCCGCTGCTACAGGAGCGAAGCAACAAGTGGTTAATGGCATGTCTTCTTCGAATAGAAATACTGCTTTTGCAAATTCTGGAATGGCGGTTGAAATTCGCACTCAGGATTTGAAAGAATACAAGCAATATGGAGCATTGGCAGGATTGCATTTCCAGGAAGAATTAGAAGAAAAAGCTTTTGTTGAAGGTGGTGAAAATCTAACTGCACCAGCACAAAGAATGGAAGATTTTGTAAATGGTAAAATGAGTACTTCTTTGCCAAAAACATCATATCATCCGGGAATCGTTTCGTCGGCTATGCACATATGGCTGCCAGAATCTATTCGTATTCGTTTACAGGAAGGTTTTAAGGCTTTTGGTAAAAAATCAAGAGGTTTTCTAACTAATGAGGCCGTGATTTTAGGCGTAGAATCGAGAACTTCTTCTCCAGTTCGTATTCCACGAGAAAGAGATACGTATCAGCATGTTCGAATTGCTGGCTTATTTCCATGTGGAGAAGGTGCTGGTTATGCCGGTGGAATTGTTTCTGCTGCAATGGATGGAGAACAATGTGCCGAAGCATTTGATCGTTTATTCACGGCAAATAAGTAA
- the fbaA gene encoding class II fructose-bisphosphate aldolase, whose translation MKKVLEVVKPGVITGDDVQKVFQIAKQEGFALPAVNVVNTNSINAALEAAREANSPIIIQFSNGGASFLSGKGIGANGHDAAIIGAVAGAKYVHAVAEHYGIPVILHTDHAAKKLLPWIDGLLDAGEEFFAQTGKPLFSSHMLDLSEESLEENIETCAKYLERMDKIGMTIEIELGCTGGEEDGVDNTEMDNSLLYTQPADVALAYETLLKVSPRFTIAASFGNVHGVYKPGNVVLTPKILLNSQAFISEKYAVAENTVDFVFHGGSGSTLEEIREAISYGVVKMNIDTDTQWACWDGVREYEAKHRDYLQGQIGNPDGEEKPNKKYYDPRKWLREGEISMKDRLVVAFEDLNGVGRN comes from the coding sequence ATGAAAAAAGTATTAGAAGTAGTTAAGCCAGGTGTAATCACGGGTGATGATGTACAAAAAGTATTTCAAATTGCGAAACAAGAAGGATTCGCTCTTCCTGCCGTAAATGTTGTGAATACGAACTCTATCAATGCTGCTTTAGAAGCTGCACGCGAAGCTAATTCTCCTATTATTATTCAGTTCTCAAATGGTGGTGCTTCTTTTCTTTCAGGAAAAGGTATTGGAGCTAATGGCCATGATGCAGCCATTATTGGAGCTGTTGCCGGTGCTAAGTATGTTCACGCTGTTGCTGAGCATTATGGTATTCCAGTAATTCTTCATACTGACCATGCTGCTAAAAAACTATTGCCTTGGATTGACGGTTTGTTGGATGCAGGTGAAGAGTTTTTTGCTCAAACAGGAAAGCCATTGTTTAGCTCTCATATGTTAGACCTTTCTGAAGAATCATTAGAAGAGAATATCGAAACTTGTGCGAAGTACTTAGAGCGTATGGACAAAATCGGAATGACTATCGAAATAGAGTTAGGTTGTACAGGTGGTGAAGAAGATGGTGTTGATAACACTGAAATGGACAACTCTTTATTATATACTCAGCCAGCTGATGTAGCTTTAGCATATGAGACATTATTGAAAGTATCTCCTCGTTTCACTATTGCAGCTTCTTTTGGTAATGTACATGGTGTGTACAAGCCAGGTAACGTTGTATTAACTCCAAAAATTCTTTTAAACTCACAAGCGTTCATTTCAGAGAAATATGCGGTTGCTGAAAATACGGTTGACTTTGTATTCCATGGTGGTTCAGGTTCTACTTTAGAAGAGATTCGTGAAGCAATTTCATACGGTGTTGTTAAGATGAACATCGATACTGATACGCAGTGGGCATGTTGGGATGGCGTACGTGAGTACGAAGCTAAGCACCGTGATTACCTACAAGGACAAATTGGTAACCCAGATGGGGAAGAAAAACCAAACAAGAAATATTATGACCCACGTAAATGGTTACGTGAGGGGGAAATTTCAATGAAAGACCGTTTAGTTGTAGCTTTCGAAGATTTGAATGGTGTAGGTAGAAACTAA
- a CDS encoding sodium-dependent transporter yields the protein MSKNSLSSRDVFTSRLGVIAAAAGSAVGLGNIWKFPYITGVYGGAAFLFVYLGFIALIGLPIMLSEFTIGRKSKSNAFGAFKKLAPGSPWKFVGMLGVAAAFMILSFYGVVAGWSIDYIIKSVTDSFASKSPDELDSMFTQFIEQPGLPIVYQLSFMLMTMAIVIIGVKDGIEKYAKILMPILILIILVLDVRAITLDGAKEGLNFLFHPDFSKLTGEGVLSALGHAFFSLSLGMGTLITYGSYIGNQNNLAKTALQVTVADTLIAILAGVAIFPAVFAFGIEPSSGPGLVFITLPNVFQQMPGGFFFSILFFLLLTVAALTSSISILEVVVAYFREELKIKRKLATILATAMIAIVGVFCSLSMGLLKENTLFGLNFFDLLDWISANMLLPLGGLFISLFIGWYWGREKIEEELAKGAGVVSWLLSVFIFLVKFIAPGAIAIVFLHGLGVFNFG from the coding sequence ATGAGTAAAAATTCTCTTTCCAGTCGCGATGTGTTTACAAGTAGACTAGGTGTAATTGCTGCAGCTGCAGGTTCGGCAGTTGGTTTAGGTAACATCTGGAAATTTCCGTACATAACTGGAGTTTACGGAGGAGCAGCCTTTCTTTTCGTTTATCTGGGATTTATAGCTCTCATAGGTTTGCCAATTATGCTTTCTGAGTTTACAATCGGTCGAAAATCAAAAAGTAACGCTTTTGGTGCATTTAAAAAATTAGCTCCGGGATCTCCATGGAAGTTTGTTGGCATGCTTGGTGTAGCAGCTGCATTTATGATTTTATCCTTTTATGGTGTTGTTGCAGGTTGGAGTATCGACTATATTATCAAATCCGTTACAGATAGCTTTGCATCTAAAAGTCCGGATGAATTGGACTCTATGTTTACACAGTTTATTGAGCAACCAGGGTTACCAATTGTTTATCAATTGTCTTTTATGTTGATGACGATGGCGATTGTAATTATAGGAGTAAAAGATGGTATAGAAAAGTATGCAAAGATTTTGATGCCAATATTGATTCTTATAATTCTTGTTTTAGATGTTAGAGCGATCACATTGGATGGGGCAAAAGAAGGTTTGAATTTCTTATTTCACCCTGATTTTTCTAAGCTAACAGGAGAAGGAGTATTGAGTGCTTTGGGCCATGCTTTTTTCTCTCTAAGTTTGGGCATGGGAACCCTAATTACTTATGGCTCCTATATTGGGAATCAGAATAATTTAGCTAAAACTGCTTTGCAGGTAACTGTAGCTGATACGCTTATCGCAATTCTTGCCGGAGTTGCTATTTTTCCAGCTGTATTTGCCTTTGGTATTGAACCAAGTAGTGGGCCAGGACTCGTGTTTATAACCTTACCTAATGTGTTTCAGCAAATGCCGGGCGGGTTTTTCTTTTCAATCTTGTTTTTTCTCTTATTGACTGTAGCCGCTCTTACTTCATCTATTTCAATACTTGAGGTTGTTGTAGCTTATTTTAGAGAGGAATTGAAGATTAAGAGAAAACTTGCAACTATATTAGCAACAGCTATGATTGCTATTGTTGGTGTATTTTGCTCTCTTTCGATGGGATTATTAAAAGAAAACACTTTGTTTGGACTAAATTTCTTTGATCTTCTTGATTGGATTTCAGCTAATATGTTATTGCCTCTGGGAGGTTTATTTATTTCCTTATTTATTGGTTGGTATTGGGGGCGTGAAAAAATTGAAGAGGAATTGGCTAAAGGTGCAGGGGTAGTGAGTTGGTTGTTGAGTGTTTTTATTTTTTTAGTGAAGTTTATAGCGCCGGGTGCAATTGCAATTGTGTTCCTTCATGGGCTAGGCGTTTTTAATTTTGGATAA